A part of Pyramidobacter porci genomic DNA contains:
- a CDS encoding S-layer homology domain-containing protein, translating into MSMKKMLAVVAAASLAAAAAPAFAANPFSDVPMNHWAYDAVEQLSAKGILEGYPNGTFKGNRAMTRYEIATMVARMMAAGGLSGEDLEKLKALVVEFQPELEALGVKVDGFDSRLSALEKGLGGWKITGQMRFDYNAWDNDVAGSGSGEDGFTMNRARLFLHRDLSDGVSFDARWHNDTFDRWWVTAKDFFGMEGLTMRGGQFALDWEDEDGLYDDNDAFFMDTGYRGFDLKYNRGMFTVEGFAASRRGGGSVYAANPSDDVYGARLKLDFSEKLWLSVNGLWEDRGDTDYKTYWAGLGFSFMDGLELKGAYYMQDIADDSVVVAGADDPKAWKVILDVSQDVLKFTSLWVEYAQFDQGFILHNNPYSFSDIDWPEYDKVITVQDDMDALFVKAKQKWNDKWSSFERYVKYDMDNVNDMKEWTVGIGYQYTPNLYFELAYSDMDGKLGDPDYDNNQIRFRTLLNF; encoded by the coding sequence ATGAGTATGAAGAAAATGCTCGCCGTAGTCGCCGCCGCATCGCTGGCGGCCGCAGCCGCGCCGGCGTTCGCCGCGAATCCGTTCAGCGACGTGCCGATGAACCACTGGGCGTACGACGCCGTGGAGCAGCTGAGCGCGAAGGGAATCCTGGAGGGTTATCCGAACGGGACGTTCAAGGGCAACCGCGCCATGACCCGCTACGAGATCGCCACGATGGTGGCGCGCATGATGGCCGCGGGCGGCCTGAGCGGTGAAGACCTGGAGAAGCTGAAGGCGCTGGTGGTGGAATTCCAGCCGGAGCTGGAAGCCTTGGGCGTGAAAGTGGACGGCTTCGACAGCCGCCTGAGCGCGCTCGAGAAGGGCCTCGGCGGATGGAAGATCACCGGTCAGATGCGCTTCGACTACAACGCCTGGGACAATGATGTTGCCGGTTCTGGTTCTGGTGAAGACGGATTCACGATGAACCGCGCCCGTCTGTTCCTGCACCGCGACCTGAGCGACGGCGTCAGCTTCGACGCCCGCTGGCACAATGATACGTTCGACCGCTGGTGGGTCACCGCCAAGGACTTCTTTGGCATGGAAGGCCTGACGATGCGCGGCGGTCAGTTCGCGCTTGACTGGGAAGACGAAGACGGACTGTACGACGACAACGACGCGTTCTTCATGGACACCGGCTATCGCGGCTTCGACCTGAAGTACAACCGCGGCATGTTCACCGTCGAGGGCTTCGCAGCCTCCAGAAGAGGCGGCGGTAGCGTTTACGCTGCCAATCCCAGTGACGATGTCTACGGTGCCCGCCTGAAGCTCGACTTCAGCGAGAAGCTGTGGCTGAGCGTCAACGGTCTGTGGGAAGACAGAGGCGACACCGACTACAAGACCTACTGGGCGGGCCTCGGCTTCAGCTTCATGGACGGTCTCGAGCTGAAGGGCGCCTACTACATGCAGGACATCGCAGATGATTCCGTGGTCGTCGCCGGCGCGGACGACCCCAAGGCGTGGAAGGTCATTCTCGACGTCAGCCAGGACGTGCTGAAGTTCACCAGCCTGTGGGTTGAGTACGCCCAGTTTGATCAGGGCTTCATCCTGCACAACAACCCCTACTCCTTCAGCGACATCGACTGGCCCGAGTACGACAAGGTCATCACGGTGCAGGACGACATGGACGCTCTCTTCGTCAAGGCGAAGCAGAAGTGGAACGACAAGTGGAGCTCTTTCGAGCGCTACGTCAAGTACGACATGGACAACGTCAACGACATGAAGGAGTGGACGGTGGGCATCGGCTATCAGTACACGCCCAACCTCTACTTCGAACTGGCCTACAGCGACATGGACGGCAAACTGGGCGATCCCGACTACGACAACAACCAGATCCGCTTCCGCACGCTGCTGAACTTCTAA
- a CDS encoding PstA family ABC transporter permease has product MRSRALLVLSWGAALIVPASVGAMLWRLCARGGPTLGLELFFGDAPPLQAMFGRFPVWDGIWPAAAGTLSLLALTMAMALLPGVGCGVYLACFAAPRAKRWLGLAVDLLAGVPSIVMGLFGFMLILALRRLFAPAATTCLLLSAFCLALLVLPPLIITTRTVLESLPGELRLTGEALGLTPWQTARHLLLPAGGRDVLGGVMLALGRAAEDTAVIMVTGAVANAGLPAGLTAKYEALPFFIFYISAQYADQGDLRRGFGAALVLLILSGALLLCAHALQRSLERKWKGERP; this is encoded by the coding sequence ATGAGGAGCCGGGCGCTGCTGGTTCTTTCATGGGGCGCGGCACTGATCGTGCCCGCGTCCGTCGGCGCCATGCTGTGGCGCTTGTGCGCCCGGGGCGGTCCAACGCTGGGGCTGGAACTGTTTTTCGGCGACGCGCCGCCGCTGCAGGCCATGTTCGGTCGTTTTCCCGTCTGGGACGGCATCTGGCCGGCGGCCGCGGGCACGCTGTCGCTGCTGGCGCTGACGATGGCGATGGCGCTGCTCCCCGGCGTCGGCTGCGGCGTATACCTGGCCTGCTTCGCCGCTCCGCGGGCGAAGCGCTGGCTCGGTCTGGCGGTGGATCTGCTGGCGGGCGTGCCGTCGATCGTGATGGGGCTGTTCGGCTTCATGCTGATTTTGGCGCTGCGGCGGCTGTTCGCGCCCGCGGCCACCACGTGCCTGCTGCTGTCGGCGTTCTGTCTGGCGCTGCTGGTGCTGCCGCCGCTGATCATCACGACGCGGACGGTGCTGGAAAGCCTGCCAGGCGAACTGCGGCTGACGGGCGAGGCGCTGGGGCTGACGCCGTGGCAGACGGCACGGCACCTGCTGCTGCCCGCGGGAGGGCGGGACGTTCTCGGCGGCGTGATGCTGGCGCTGGGGCGCGCCGCCGAGGACACGGCGGTGATCATGGTCACGGGGGCGGTCGCCAACGCCGGTCTGCCCGCCGGGCTGACGGCCAAGTACGAGGCGCTGCCGTTCTTCATCTTCTACATCTCGGCGCAGTACGCCGACCAAGGCGACCTGCGGCGCGGCTTCGGCGCGGCGCTAGTACTGCTGATTCTCTCGGGGGCGCTGCTGCTGTGCGCCCACGCGCTGCAGAGGAGCCTCGAACGAAAATGGAAAGGAGAGCGCCCATGA
- a CDS encoding type II toxin-antitoxin system RelB/DinJ family antitoxin, producing MAGHSAPIFNSTSVRVDEDSKKQVEAFCADVGINPSTAVNLFFKVMLRENRIPFEIAREPFYAPVNMAHLRRSIAQAEAGRLTPHELIEVD from the coding sequence ATGGCCGGACATTCGGCGCCGATTTTCAATTCAACGTCCGTGCGCGTCGACGAGGACAGCAAGAAGCAAGTCGAGGCGTTCTGCGCCGACGTCGGCATCAATCCCTCCACCGCCGTCAACCTCTTTTTCAAGGTCATGCTCAGAGAAAACCGTATTCCCTTTGAGATCGCAAGAGAACCCTTTTACGCCCCGGTCAACATGGCGCACCTGCGCCGCAGCATTGCCCAGGCCGAAGCGGGACGCCTCACACCCCACGAATTGATCGAAGTCGACTGA
- a CDS encoding phosphate ABC transporter substrate-binding protein, with protein MNVKKVFLSAALALAVASAAAAAPLDAFKGMSGTMDIAGGTAHIPVMKEAAKRIMSVNPEIRITVAGGGSGVGVKQVGEGLVAIGNTGRPLKEKEIAQYGLKTFPFAIDGVAVVVNPANPVGALTKEQVAAIYAGTVKDWSEVGGTAGAINVFGREDGSGTREVFTDKVISKGELAPSVNVVNSNGAMKTAVGGDERAIGYVGIGHIDASVKAPTLDGMTATQENAANGSYTVVRDLFMNTKGEPQGLTKAFIDYIYTDEGAEIIRKSGYIPLPRK; from the coding sequence ATGAACGTGAAAAAAGTTTTCCTTTCCGCCGCGCTGGCTCTCGCCGTCGCGTCGGCGGCCGCGGCCGCGCCGCTGGACGCCTTCAAGGGCATGTCGGGGACGATGGACATCGCCGGAGGCACGGCGCATATCCCCGTGATGAAGGAAGCGGCCAAGCGCATCATGAGCGTCAATCCCGAGATCCGCATCACCGTGGCCGGCGGCGGCTCGGGCGTGGGCGTCAAACAGGTCGGCGAAGGGCTGGTCGCCATCGGCAACACGGGACGCCCGCTCAAGGAGAAGGAAATCGCCCAGTACGGCCTGAAGACATTTCCCTTCGCGATCGACGGCGTGGCGGTCGTAGTCAATCCCGCCAATCCCGTCGGCGCGCTGACGAAGGAACAGGTGGCGGCGATCTACGCCGGCACGGTCAAGGACTGGTCGGAAGTGGGCGGCACGGCGGGCGCCATCAACGTGTTCGGGCGCGAGGACGGCTCGGGCACGCGCGAAGTGTTCACCGACAAGGTGATCAGCAAGGGCGAGCTGGCCCCGAGCGTGAATGTAGTCAACTCCAACGGCGCGATGAAGACGGCCGTCGGCGGCGATGAGCGCGCCATCGGCTACGTGGGTATCGGCCACATCGACGCCTCCGTGAAAGCGCCGACGCTGGACGGCATGACGGCGACGCAGGAGAACGCGGCCAACGGTTCCTACACGGTGGTGCGCGACCTGTTCATGAATACGAAGGGCGAGCCGCAGGGGCTGACGAAGGCGTTCATCGACTACATCTACACCGACGAGGGCGCCGAGATCATCCGCAAGAGCGGCTACATCCCCCTGCCCCGCAAATAA
- a CDS encoding S-layer homology domain-containing protein encodes MSMKKMLAVVAAASLAAAAAPAFAANPFSDVPMNHWAYDAVEQLSAKGILEGYPNGTFKGNRAMTRYEIATMVARMMAAGGLSGEDLEKLKALVVEFQPELEALGVKVDGFDSRLSALEKGLGGWRISGEMQFDFNGGRDDLEGDHGFEFDSARLFLHRDLSDKVSFDAEWGDDTFDRFYLTAEDFLGWEGFTVKAGQFDVDFEGDDGLYYGEHEDAGLFQGLTYRGFGLSKSFGLAEVSGFAASNRADDGWSVYDRNESGEYYGARLKLNFNEKFWLSANGYWVRPEGKSAAEWGSDDFAAYWAALGFKFADGLELKGAYYMEDIDGAAIDDPKAWKVALDVSQDVLKFTSLWVEYAQFDQGFIAENLPYAFGKLGDYLDGFTTFGADTDVIFVAAKQEWNEKWSTFGRYVQYDPDGGDKAKDWAVGVGYQYSPNLYFELAYNKMDVGANGVPGFEEGSFIRFRTLLTF; translated from the coding sequence ATGAGTATGAAGAAAATGCTCGCCGTAGTCGCCGCCGCATCGCTGGCGGCCGCAGCCGCGCCGGCGTTCGCCGCGAATCCGTTCAGCGACGTGCCGATGAACCACTGGGCGTACGACGCCGTGGAGCAGCTGAGCGCGAAGGGAATCCTGGAGGGTTATCCGAACGGGACGTTCAAGGGCAACCGCGCCATGACCCGCTACGAGATCGCCACGATGGTGGCGCGCATGATGGCCGCGGGCGGCCTGAGCGGTGAAGACCTGGAGAAGCTGAAGGCGCTGGTGGTGGAGTTCCAGCCCGAGCTGGAAGCGCTGGGCGTGAAAGTGGACGGCTTCGACAGCCGCCTGAGCGCGCTCGAGAAGGGCCTCGGCGGATGGAGAATCAGCGGCGAAATGCAGTTCGACTTCAACGGCGGCCGCGATGACCTTGAGGGCGATCACGGCTTCGAATTCGACAGTGCCCGCCTGTTCCTGCACCGCGATTTGAGCGACAAGGTCAGCTTCGACGCCGAGTGGGGCGACGACACCTTTGACCGCTTCTACCTGACGGCCGAAGATTTCTTGGGCTGGGAGGGGTTCACCGTCAAGGCCGGTCAGTTCGACGTCGACTTTGAAGGCGACGACGGCCTGTACTACGGTGAACACGAAGACGCCGGCCTGTTCCAGGGGCTGACCTACCGCGGCTTTGGCCTCAGCAAGAGCTTCGGCCTGGCCGAGGTATCGGGCTTCGCCGCTTCCAACCGCGCCGACGACGGCTGGTCGGTCTATGACAGAAACGAGAGCGGCGAGTATTATGGCGCCCGCCTGAAGCTGAACTTCAACGAGAAGTTCTGGCTGAGCGCCAACGGCTATTGGGTCAGACCCGAGGGCAAAAGCGCCGCGGAGTGGGGCAGCGACGATTTCGCCGCCTATTGGGCCGCGCTTGGTTTCAAGTTCGCCGACGGTCTCGAGCTGAAGGGCGCGTATTACATGGAAGATATCGACGGCGCCGCCATCGACGATCCCAAAGCCTGGAAAGTCGCCCTCGACGTCAGCCAGGACGTGCTCAAGTTCACCAGCCTGTGGGTCGAGTACGCTCAGTTCGATCAGGGCTTCATCGCCGAAAATCTGCCCTACGCTTTCGGCAAGCTCGGCGATTACCTTGACGGATTTACGACCTTCGGCGCCGACACGGACGTGATCTTCGTCGCCGCCAAGCAGGAATGGAACGAAAAGTGGAGCACTTTCGGCCGTTACGTTCAGTATGATCCCGACGGCGGCGACAAGGCCAAGGATTGGGCGGTGGGCGTCGGCTACCAGTACAGCCCCAACCTTTACTTCGAGCTGGCCTACAACAAGATGGACGTGGGAGCCAACGGCGTTCCCGGTTTCGAAGAGGGCAGCTTCATCCGCTTCCGCACCCTGCTGACGTTCTAA
- a CDS encoding PstC family ABC transporter permease gives MTENKAPLWLSAAAACVGTLMASVFGFIIVSALQAALGGDAAALMGDAWRPDAGQYGIAPMVWATLVLSLSALSLAWCLSLGCACFMHGLAPRWAARALGAAIRFMTAVPTVVYGFVSVFLLVPLVRRSLGGSGLCWLSAGLVLSLQILPAMTLVIDGALRSMEQRTALTAAALGIEPAQSLAWIALPASRRALLSAATLGFGRAVGDTLIPTMLAGNAVQYARTPLQAMRTLAAHIGLITSTDVTGQAYHSLFAAGGLLLLFSAAASLTVRRLKAQKEKCA, from the coding sequence ATGACGGAAAACAAAGCGCCGCTGTGGCTCTCGGCCGCAGCGGCCTGCGTGGGGACACTGATGGCGTCGGTATTCGGCTTTATCATCGTCAGCGCGCTGCAGGCGGCGCTCGGCGGCGACGCGGCGGCGCTGATGGGCGACGCATGGCGGCCCGACGCCGGGCAGTACGGCATCGCGCCGATGGTCTGGGCGACGCTGGTTCTGTCGCTGTCGGCGCTGTCACTGGCGTGGTGTCTGTCGCTGGGCTGCGCCTGCTTCATGCACGGACTGGCGCCCCGCTGGGCGGCGCGCGCTCTCGGCGCGGCAATCCGTTTCATGACGGCGGTGCCGACGGTGGTGTACGGTTTCGTTTCGGTGTTCCTGCTCGTGCCGCTGGTGCGGCGCTCTCTGGGCGGCTCGGGGCTGTGCTGGCTGTCGGCGGGGCTGGTCCTCAGCCTGCAGATTCTGCCGGCGATGACGCTGGTGATCGACGGCGCGCTCCGCTCCATGGAGCAGCGCACGGCGCTGACGGCGGCGGCGCTGGGGATCGAGCCGGCGCAGTCGCTGGCGTGGATCGCGTTGCCGGCGTCGCGCCGCGCCCTGCTCAGCGCCGCCACGCTGGGATTCGGCCGCGCCGTGGGCGACACGCTGATCCCGACGATGCTGGCCGGCAACGCCGTGCAGTACGCGCGCACGCCGCTGCAGGCGATGCGGACGCTGGCGGCCCACATCGGCCTGATCACCTCGACGGACGTGACCGGGCAGGCGTACCATTCGCTGTTCGCGGCCGGCGGCCTGCTGCTGCTTTTCAGCGCCGCGGCCAGCCTGACGGTGCGCCGCCTCAAGGCGCAAAAGGAGAAATGCGCATGA
- a CDS encoding S-layer homology domain-containing protein, protein MNIRRTLFLAAALALAALSAARAESFGDVPAGHWAYDAVAELGARGILEGYPDGAFKGERAMSRYEIAVMVARALVNGGASGEDRARLDDLAAEFRPELEALGVKTDRLDGRLDPLEKGLSGWRIGGTLQFDFNAWDNDLPGSGALSDGFTFDEARLYLHRDLGGKIGFDARWSDGTFDRFWVTAADFLGRGLTFRAGQFALDWEDEDRLYYDRNGFFMGSAYRGASLKKDAGAVELAAFAASQRADDGESVYAAGASDEHYGARLKVNLGERAWLSLNGLWRNENDADFNTYWAGLGYMLSDGIAFRGAYYRQDLNDGLADYYGVPTAADDPKAWKVILDLSQEKLRFTSIWLEYAQIDAGFRLDNVPWSFNDDVDWPRRGARRNFSLAGDTGVWFVGARQQWSERWSTFERYARYDVDSLSPAPREWTVGVGYQYSPGLYFELAYNDQDGAVNMKDYDNKQVRFRTMLSF, encoded by the coding sequence ATGAATATCCGCAGAACGCTTTTTCTGGCGGCGGCGCTCGCGTTGGCGGCGCTTTCCGCCGCGCGCGCCGAATCGTTCGGCGACGTGCCCGCCGGCCACTGGGCCTATGACGCCGTGGCCGAACTCGGCGCCAGGGGGATCCTCGAAGGCTATCCCGACGGCGCGTTCAAGGGGGAGCGAGCCATGAGCCGTTACGAGATCGCCGTCATGGTGGCCCGCGCGCTGGTCAACGGCGGCGCGAGCGGCGAAGACCGGGCCCGTCTCGACGATCTCGCGGCCGAATTCCGTCCCGAACTGGAAGCCCTCGGAGTGAAGACCGACCGTCTTGACGGCCGTCTGGACCCCCTCGAAAAAGGGCTGAGCGGCTGGAGGATCGGCGGAACCCTGCAGTTCGACTTCAACGCGTGGGACAACGACCTGCCCGGTTCGGGCGCACTAAGCGACGGCTTTACGTTCGACGAAGCCCGGCTTTATCTGCACCGCGACCTTGGCGGCAAAATCGGCTTCGACGCGCGCTGGAGCGACGGCACGTTCGACCGCTTTTGGGTGACGGCGGCCGATTTCCTCGGCCGGGGGCTGACCTTCAGGGCCGGGCAGTTTGCGCTTGACTGGGAAGACGAGGACCGTCTCTATTATGACCGCAATGGCTTCTTCATGGGCTCCGCCTACCGCGGCGCCAGCCTGAAGAAAGACGCCGGCGCCGTGGAACTGGCGGCGTTCGCCGCCTCGCAGCGCGCCGACGACGGGGAATCGGTCTACGCCGCGGGCGCGAGCGACGAGCATTACGGCGCGCGCCTCAAGGTCAATCTGGGCGAGCGCGCCTGGCTGAGCCTGAACGGCCTGTGGCGCAACGAAAACGACGCCGATTTCAACACGTACTGGGCTGGGTTGGGATACATGCTTTCCGACGGCATCGCCTTCCGCGGCGCCTATTACCGGCAGGATCTGAACGACGGGCTGGCGGACTATTACGGCGTTCCTACGGCGGCCGACGATCCCAAAGCCTGGAAGGTGATTCTCGACCTCAGCCAGGAAAAACTGCGCTTCACCAGCATCTGGCTGGAATACGCCCAGATCGACGCGGGCTTCCGCCTCGACAACGTCCCCTGGTCGTTCAACGACGACGTCGACTGGCCGCGCCGCGGCGCAAGGCGCAACTTTTCGCTCGCGGGCGACACCGGCGTGTGGTTCGTGGGCGCTCGCCAGCAGTGGAGCGAACGCTGGAGCACGTTCGAACGGTACGCCCGCTACGACGTCGACAGCCTGTCGCCGGCGCCGCGCGAGTGGACCGTCGGCGTCGGCTATCAATACAGCCCCGGCCTGTATTTCGAACTGGCCTACAACGATCAGGACGGCGCCGTCAACATGAAGGATTACGACAACAAACAGGTGCGCTTCCGCACCATGTTGAGCTTTTAA